A genomic window from Salvelinus alpinus chromosome 10, SLU_Salpinus.1, whole genome shotgun sequence includes:
- the LOC139532470 gene encoding poly(rC)-binding protein 3-like isoform X20: MEPPKVQQPGEGGLNVTLTIRLLMHGKEVGSIIGKKGETVKKMREESGARINISEGNCPERIVTITGPTDAIFKAFAMIAYKFEEDIINSMSNSPATSKPPVTLRLVVPASQCGSLIGKGGSKIKEMRESTGAQVQVAGDMLPNSTERAVTISGAPEAIIQCVKQICVVMLESPPKGATIPYRPKPASTPVIFSGGQAYTIQGQYAIPHHDQLTKLHQLAMQQTPFNPLGQTTPAFPGLDASNQASTHELTIPNDLIGCIIGRQGTKINEIRQMSGAQIKIANAMEGSSERQITITGTPANISLAQYLINARFRDVAAMWNDPSSMTTS; the protein is encoded by the exons ATGGAACCACCCAAGGTGCAGCAGCCAGGCGAAGGAGGCCTCAACGTCACCCTCACCATCAGGCTTCTGATGCACGGCAAG GAGGTTGGAAGCATCATTGGAAAA aaaggagagacagtgaAGAAGATGCGTGAAGAG AGCGGTGCACGCATCAACATCTCTGAGGGAAACTGCCCAGAGCGGATAGTTACCATCACCGGACCCACAGATGCCATCTTCAAGGCCTTCGCCATGATTGCATACAAGTTTGAAGAG GATATAATCAACTCTATGAGCAACAGTCCAGCCACCAGCAAGCCTCCTGTCACCCTGCGTCTGGTGGTCCCAGCCAGCCAATGTGGCTCCCTCATAGGGAAAGGAGGCTCCAAGATCAAAGAAATGAGAGAG TCCACAGGTGCTCAGGTACAGGTCGCAGGGGACATGCTGCCCAACTCCACTGAACGAGCAGTCACCATCTCAGGAGCCCCGGAAGCTATTATCCAGTGTGTCAAGCAGATCTGTGTTGTCATGCTCGAG tcCCCACCGAAAGGTGCCACTATCCCCTACCGCCCCAAGCCTGCCTCCACCCCCGTCATTTTTTCAGGTGGCCAG gcTTACACCATTCAGGGACAATACGCCATCCCTCACCATGAC CAGTTGACCAAGCTCCACCAGTTGGCTATGCAGCAAACCCCCTTTAATCCCCTTGGACAGACCACCCCTGCCTTCCCCG GTCTGGATGCCAGTAACCAGGCCAGTACTCATGAACTCACCATTCCCAATGAT CTAATAGGCTGCATAATCGGGCGCCAGGGAACCAAAATCAACGAGATCCGTCAGATGTCTGGGGCGCAGATCAAAATTGCTAACGCCATGGAAGGGTCATCGGAGCGCCAGATCACCATCACAGGAACCCCCGCCAACATCAGCCTGGCCCAGTACCTCATCAACGCACG GTTCAGAGACGTGGCGGCCATGTGGAATGACCCATCCTCCATGACGACATCCTAA
- the LOC139532470 gene encoding poly(rC)-binding protein 3-like isoform X18 has translation MEPPKVQQPGEGGLNVTLTIRLLMHGKEVGSIIGKKGETVKKMREESGARINISEGNCPERIVTITGPTDAIFKAFAMIAYKFEEDIINSMSNSPATSKPPVTLRLVVPASQCGSLIGKGGSKIKEMRESTGAQVQVAGDMLPNSTERAVTISGAPEAIIQCVKQICVVMLESPPKGATIPYRPKPASTPVIFSGGQAYTIQGQYAIPHHDQLTKLHQLAMQQTPFNPLGQTTPAFPAGLDASNQASTHELTIPNDLIGCIIGRQGTKINEIRQMSGAQIKIANAMEGSSERQITITGTPANISLAQYLINARFRDVAAMWNDPSSMTTS, from the exons ATGGAACCACCCAAGGTGCAGCAGCCAGGCGAAGGAGGCCTCAACGTCACCCTCACCATCAGGCTTCTGATGCACGGCAAG GAGGTTGGAAGCATCATTGGAAAA aaaggagagacagtgaAGAAGATGCGTGAAGAG AGCGGTGCACGCATCAACATCTCTGAGGGAAACTGCCCAGAGCGGATAGTTACCATCACCGGACCCACAGATGCCATCTTCAAGGCCTTCGCCATGATTGCATACAAGTTTGAAGAG GATATAATCAACTCTATGAGCAACAGTCCAGCCACCAGCAAGCCTCCTGTCACCCTGCGTCTGGTGGTCCCAGCCAGCCAATGTGGCTCCCTCATAGGGAAAGGAGGCTCCAAGATCAAAGAAATGAGAGAG TCCACAGGTGCTCAGGTACAGGTCGCAGGGGACATGCTGCCCAACTCCACTGAACGAGCAGTCACCATCTCAGGAGCCCCGGAAGCTATTATCCAGTGTGTCAAGCAGATCTGTGTTGTCATGCTCGAG tcCCCACCGAAAGGTGCCACTATCCCCTACCGCCCCAAGCCTGCCTCCACCCCCGTCATTTTTTCAGGTGGCCAG gcTTACACCATTCAGGGACAATACGCCATCCCTCACCATGAC CAGTTGACCAAGCTCCACCAGTTGGCTATGCAGCAAACCCCCTTTAATCCCCTTGGACAGACCACCCCTGCCTTCCCCG CAGGTCTGGATGCCAGTAACCAGGCCAGTACTCATGAACTCACCATTCCCAATGAT CTAATAGGCTGCATAATCGGGCGCCAGGGAACCAAAATCAACGAGATCCGTCAGATGTCTGGGGCGCAGATCAAAATTGCTAACGCCATGGAAGGGTCATCGGAGCGCCAGATCACCATCACAGGAACCCCCGCCAACATCAGCCTGGCCCAGTACCTCATCAACGCACG GTTCAGAGACGTGGCGGCCATGTGGAATGACCCATCCTCCATGACGACATCCTAA
- the LOC139532470 gene encoding poly(rC)-binding protein 3-like isoform X11 yields MEPPKVQQPGEGGLNVTLTIRLLMHGKEVGSIIGKKGETVKKMREESGARINISEGNCPERIVTITGPTDAIFKAFAMIAYKFEEDIINSMSNSPATSKPPVTLRLVVPASQCGSLIGKGGSKIKEMRESTGAQVQVAGDMLPNSTERAVTISGAPEAIIQCVKQICVVMLESPPKGATIPYRPKPASTPVIFSGGQVRADPLGASTANLSLLLQHQPLPAYTIQGQYAIPHHDQLTKLHQLAMQQTPFNPLGQTTPAFPGLDASNQASTHELTIPNDLIGCIIGRQGTKINEIRQMSGAQIKIANAMEGSSERQITITGTPANISLAQYLINARFRDVAAMWNDPSSMTTS; encoded by the exons ATGGAACCACCCAAGGTGCAGCAGCCAGGCGAAGGAGGCCTCAACGTCACCCTCACCATCAGGCTTCTGATGCACGGCAAG GAGGTTGGAAGCATCATTGGAAAA aaaggagagacagtgaAGAAGATGCGTGAAGAG AGCGGTGCACGCATCAACATCTCTGAGGGAAACTGCCCAGAGCGGATAGTTACCATCACCGGACCCACAGATGCCATCTTCAAGGCCTTCGCCATGATTGCATACAAGTTTGAAGAG GATATAATCAACTCTATGAGCAACAGTCCAGCCACCAGCAAGCCTCCTGTCACCCTGCGTCTGGTGGTCCCAGCCAGCCAATGTGGCTCCCTCATAGGGAAAGGAGGCTCCAAGATCAAAGAAATGAGAGAG TCCACAGGTGCTCAGGTACAGGTCGCAGGGGACATGCTGCCCAACTCCACTGAACGAGCAGTCACCATCTCAGGAGCCCCGGAAGCTATTATCCAGTGTGTCAAGCAGATCTGTGTTGTCATGCTCGAG tcCCCACCGAAAGGTGCCACTATCCCCTACCGCCCCAAGCCTGCCTCCACCCCCGTCATTTTTTCAGGTGGCCAGGTAAGAGCCGACCCGCTGGGGGCCTCCACTGCCAACCTCAGCCTCTTACTGCAGCACCAGCCACTGCCT gcTTACACCATTCAGGGACAATACGCCATCCCTCACCATGAC CAGTTGACCAAGCTCCACCAGTTGGCTATGCAGCAAACCCCCTTTAATCCCCTTGGACAGACCACCCCTGCCTTCCCCG GTCTGGATGCCAGTAACCAGGCCAGTACTCATGAACTCACCATTCCCAATGAT CTAATAGGCTGCATAATCGGGCGCCAGGGAACCAAAATCAACGAGATCCGTCAGATGTCTGGGGCGCAGATCAAAATTGCTAACGCCATGGAAGGGTCATCGGAGCGCCAGATCACCATCACAGGAACCCCCGCCAACATCAGCCTGGCCCAGTACCTCATCAACGCACG GTTCAGAGACGTGGCGGCCATGTGGAATGACCCATCCTCCATGACGACATCCTAA
- the LOC139532470 gene encoding poly(rC)-binding protein 3-like isoform X16 produces MEPPKVQQPGEGGLNVTLTIRLLMHGKEVGSIIGKKGETVKKMREEVSASGARINISEGNCPERIVTITGPTDAIFKAFAMIAYKFEEDIINSMSNSPATSKPPVTLRLVVPASQCGSLIGKGGSKIKEMRESTGAQVQVAGDMLPNSTERAVTISGAPEAIIQCVKQICVVMLESPPKGATIPYRPKPASTPVIFSGGQAYTIQGQYAIPHHDQLTKLHQLAMQQTPFNPLGQTTPAFPAGLDASNQASTHELTIPNDLIGCIIGRQGTKINEIRQMSGAQIKIANAMEGSSERQITITGTPANISLAQYLINARFRDVAAMWNDPSSMTTS; encoded by the exons ATGGAACCACCCAAGGTGCAGCAGCCAGGCGAAGGAGGCCTCAACGTCACCCTCACCATCAGGCTTCTGATGCACGGCAAG GAGGTTGGAAGCATCATTGGAAAA aaaggagagacagtgaAGAAGATGCGTGAAGAGGTAAGTGCA AGCGGTGCACGCATCAACATCTCTGAGGGAAACTGCCCAGAGCGGATAGTTACCATCACCGGACCCACAGATGCCATCTTCAAGGCCTTCGCCATGATTGCATACAAGTTTGAAGAG GATATAATCAACTCTATGAGCAACAGTCCAGCCACCAGCAAGCCTCCTGTCACCCTGCGTCTGGTGGTCCCAGCCAGCCAATGTGGCTCCCTCATAGGGAAAGGAGGCTCCAAGATCAAAGAAATGAGAGAG TCCACAGGTGCTCAGGTACAGGTCGCAGGGGACATGCTGCCCAACTCCACTGAACGAGCAGTCACCATCTCAGGAGCCCCGGAAGCTATTATCCAGTGTGTCAAGCAGATCTGTGTTGTCATGCTCGAG tcCCCACCGAAAGGTGCCACTATCCCCTACCGCCCCAAGCCTGCCTCCACCCCCGTCATTTTTTCAGGTGGCCAG gcTTACACCATTCAGGGACAATACGCCATCCCTCACCATGAC CAGTTGACCAAGCTCCACCAGTTGGCTATGCAGCAAACCCCCTTTAATCCCCTTGGACAGACCACCCCTGCCTTCCCCG CAGGTCTGGATGCCAGTAACCAGGCCAGTACTCATGAACTCACCATTCCCAATGAT CTAATAGGCTGCATAATCGGGCGCCAGGGAACCAAAATCAACGAGATCCGTCAGATGTCTGGGGCGCAGATCAAAATTGCTAACGCCATGGAAGGGTCATCGGAGCGCCAGATCACCATCACAGGAACCCCCGCCAACATCAGCCTGGCCCAGTACCTCATCAACGCACG GTTCAGAGACGTGGCGGCCATGTGGAATGACCCATCCTCCATGACGACATCCTAA
- the LOC139532470 gene encoding poly(rC)-binding protein 3-like isoform X7 translates to MEPPKVQQPGEGGLNVTLTIRLLMHGKEVGSIIGKKGETVKKMREEVSASGARINISEGNCPERIVTITGPTDAIFKAFAMIAYKFEEDIINSMSNSPATSKPPVTLRLVVPASQCGSLIGKGGSKIKEMRESTGAQVQVAGDMLPNSTERAVTISGAPEAIIQCVKQICVVMLESPPKGATIPYRPKPASTPVIFSGGQVRADPLGASTANLSLLLQHQPLPAYTIQGQYAIPHHDQLTKLHQLAMQQTPFNPLGQTTPAFPGLDASNQASTHELTIPNDLIGCIIGRQGTKINEIRQMSGAQIKIANAMEGSSERQITITGTPANISLAQYLINARFRDVAAMWNDPSSMTTS, encoded by the exons ATGGAACCACCCAAGGTGCAGCAGCCAGGCGAAGGAGGCCTCAACGTCACCCTCACCATCAGGCTTCTGATGCACGGCAAG GAGGTTGGAAGCATCATTGGAAAA aaaggagagacagtgaAGAAGATGCGTGAAGAGGTAAGTGCA AGCGGTGCACGCATCAACATCTCTGAGGGAAACTGCCCAGAGCGGATAGTTACCATCACCGGACCCACAGATGCCATCTTCAAGGCCTTCGCCATGATTGCATACAAGTTTGAAGAG GATATAATCAACTCTATGAGCAACAGTCCAGCCACCAGCAAGCCTCCTGTCACCCTGCGTCTGGTGGTCCCAGCCAGCCAATGTGGCTCCCTCATAGGGAAAGGAGGCTCCAAGATCAAAGAAATGAGAGAG TCCACAGGTGCTCAGGTACAGGTCGCAGGGGACATGCTGCCCAACTCCACTGAACGAGCAGTCACCATCTCAGGAGCCCCGGAAGCTATTATCCAGTGTGTCAAGCAGATCTGTGTTGTCATGCTCGAG tcCCCACCGAAAGGTGCCACTATCCCCTACCGCCCCAAGCCTGCCTCCACCCCCGTCATTTTTTCAGGTGGCCAGGTAAGAGCCGACCCGCTGGGGGCCTCCACTGCCAACCTCAGCCTCTTACTGCAGCACCAGCCACTGCCT gcTTACACCATTCAGGGACAATACGCCATCCCTCACCATGAC CAGTTGACCAAGCTCCACCAGTTGGCTATGCAGCAAACCCCCTTTAATCCCCTTGGACAGACCACCCCTGCCTTCCCCG GTCTGGATGCCAGTAACCAGGCCAGTACTCATGAACTCACCATTCCCAATGAT CTAATAGGCTGCATAATCGGGCGCCAGGGAACCAAAATCAACGAGATCCGTCAGATGTCTGGGGCGCAGATCAAAATTGCTAACGCCATGGAAGGGTCATCGGAGCGCCAGATCACCATCACAGGAACCCCCGCCAACATCAGCCTGGCCCAGTACCTCATCAACGCACG GTTCAGAGACGTGGCGGCCATGTGGAATGACCCATCCTCCATGACGACATCCTAA
- the LOC139532470 gene encoding poly(rC)-binding protein 3-like isoform X2, with product MEPPKVQQPGEGGLNVTLTIRLLMHGKEVGSIIGKKGETVKKMREEVSASGARINISEGNCPERIVTITGPTDAIFKAFAMIAYKFEEDIINSMSNSPATSKPPVTLRLVVPASQCGSLIGKGGSKIKEMRESTGAQVQVAGDMLPNSTERAVTISGAPEAIIQCVKQICVVMLESPPKGATIPYRPKPASTPVIFSGGQVRADPLGASTANLSLLLQHQPLPAYTIQGQYAIPHHDLCCPSYPPQQLTKLHQLAMQQTPFNPLGQTTPAFPGLDASNQASTHELTIPNDLIGCIIGRQGTKINEIRQMSGAQIKIANAMEGSSERQITITGTPANISLAQYLINARFRDVAAMWNDPSSMTTS from the exons ATGGAACCACCCAAGGTGCAGCAGCCAGGCGAAGGAGGCCTCAACGTCACCCTCACCATCAGGCTTCTGATGCACGGCAAG GAGGTTGGAAGCATCATTGGAAAA aaaggagagacagtgaAGAAGATGCGTGAAGAGGTAAGTGCA AGCGGTGCACGCATCAACATCTCTGAGGGAAACTGCCCAGAGCGGATAGTTACCATCACCGGACCCACAGATGCCATCTTCAAGGCCTTCGCCATGATTGCATACAAGTTTGAAGAG GATATAATCAACTCTATGAGCAACAGTCCAGCCACCAGCAAGCCTCCTGTCACCCTGCGTCTGGTGGTCCCAGCCAGCCAATGTGGCTCCCTCATAGGGAAAGGAGGCTCCAAGATCAAAGAAATGAGAGAG TCCACAGGTGCTCAGGTACAGGTCGCAGGGGACATGCTGCCCAACTCCACTGAACGAGCAGTCACCATCTCAGGAGCCCCGGAAGCTATTATCCAGTGTGTCAAGCAGATCTGTGTTGTCATGCTCGAG tcCCCACCGAAAGGTGCCACTATCCCCTACCGCCCCAAGCCTGCCTCCACCCCCGTCATTTTTTCAGGTGGCCAGGTAAGAGCCGACCCGCTGGGGGCCTCCACTGCCAACCTCAGCCTCTTACTGCAGCACCAGCCACTGCCT gcTTACACCATTCAGGGACAATACGCCATCCCTCACCATGAC CTCTGCTGTCCCTCCTACCCCCCTCAGCAGTTGACCAAGCTCCACCAGTTGGCTATGCAGCAAACCCCCTTTAATCCCCTTGGACAGACCACCCCTGCCTTCCCCG GTCTGGATGCCAGTAACCAGGCCAGTACTCATGAACTCACCATTCCCAATGAT CTAATAGGCTGCATAATCGGGCGCCAGGGAACCAAAATCAACGAGATCCGTCAGATGTCTGGGGCGCAGATCAAAATTGCTAACGCCATGGAAGGGTCATCGGAGCGCCAGATCACCATCACAGGAACCCCCGCCAACATCAGCCTGGCCCAGTACCTCATCAACGCACG GTTCAGAGACGTGGCGGCCATGTGGAATGACCCATCCTCCATGACGACATCCTAA
- the LOC139532470 gene encoding poly(rC)-binding protein 3-like isoform X15 produces the protein MEPPKVQQPGEGGLNVTLTIRLLMHGKEVGSIIGKKGETVKKMREESGARINISEGNCPERIVTITGPTDAIFKAFAMIAYKFEEDIINSMSNSPATSKPPVTLRLVVPASQCGSLIGKGGSKIKEMRESTGAQVQVAGDMLPNSTERAVTISGAPEAIIQCVKQICVVMLESPPKGATIPYRPKPASTPVIFSGGQAYTIQGQYAIPHHDLCCPSYPPQQLTKLHQLAMQQTPFNPLGQTTPAFPGLDASNQASTHELTIPNDLIGCIIGRQGTKINEIRQMSGAQIKIANAMEGSSERQITITGTPANISLAQYLINARFRDVAAMWNDPSSMTTS, from the exons ATGGAACCACCCAAGGTGCAGCAGCCAGGCGAAGGAGGCCTCAACGTCACCCTCACCATCAGGCTTCTGATGCACGGCAAG GAGGTTGGAAGCATCATTGGAAAA aaaggagagacagtgaAGAAGATGCGTGAAGAG AGCGGTGCACGCATCAACATCTCTGAGGGAAACTGCCCAGAGCGGATAGTTACCATCACCGGACCCACAGATGCCATCTTCAAGGCCTTCGCCATGATTGCATACAAGTTTGAAGAG GATATAATCAACTCTATGAGCAACAGTCCAGCCACCAGCAAGCCTCCTGTCACCCTGCGTCTGGTGGTCCCAGCCAGCCAATGTGGCTCCCTCATAGGGAAAGGAGGCTCCAAGATCAAAGAAATGAGAGAG TCCACAGGTGCTCAGGTACAGGTCGCAGGGGACATGCTGCCCAACTCCACTGAACGAGCAGTCACCATCTCAGGAGCCCCGGAAGCTATTATCCAGTGTGTCAAGCAGATCTGTGTTGTCATGCTCGAG tcCCCACCGAAAGGTGCCACTATCCCCTACCGCCCCAAGCCTGCCTCCACCCCCGTCATTTTTTCAGGTGGCCAG gcTTACACCATTCAGGGACAATACGCCATCCCTCACCATGAC CTCTGCTGTCCCTCCTACCCCCCTCAGCAGTTGACCAAGCTCCACCAGTTGGCTATGCAGCAAACCCCCTTTAATCCCCTTGGACAGACCACCCCTGCCTTCCCCG GTCTGGATGCCAGTAACCAGGCCAGTACTCATGAACTCACCATTCCCAATGAT CTAATAGGCTGCATAATCGGGCGCCAGGGAACCAAAATCAACGAGATCCGTCAGATGTCTGGGGCGCAGATCAAAATTGCTAACGCCATGGAAGGGTCATCGGAGCGCCAGATCACCATCACAGGAACCCCCGCCAACATCAGCCTGGCCCAGTACCTCATCAACGCACG GTTCAGAGACGTGGCGGCCATGTGGAATGACCCATCCTCCATGACGACATCCTAA
- the LOC139532470 gene encoding poly(rC)-binding protein 3-like isoform X4, translated as MEPPKVQQPGEGGLNVTLTIRLLMHGKEVGSIIGKKGETVKKMREESGARINISEGNCPERIVTITGPTDAIFKAFAMIAYKFEEDIINSMSNSPATSKPPVTLRLVVPASQCGSLIGKGGSKIKEMRESTGAQVQVAGDMLPNSTERAVTISGAPEAIIQCVKQICVVMLESPPKGATIPYRPKPASTPVIFSGGQVRADPLGASTANLSLLLQHQPLPAYTIQGQYAIPHHDLCCPSYPPQQLTKLHQLAMQQTPFNPLGQTTPAFPGLDASNQASTHELTIPNDLIGCIIGRQGTKINEIRQMSGAQIKIANAMEGSSERQITITGTPANISLAQYLINARFRDVAAMWNDPSSMTTS; from the exons ATGGAACCACCCAAGGTGCAGCAGCCAGGCGAAGGAGGCCTCAACGTCACCCTCACCATCAGGCTTCTGATGCACGGCAAG GAGGTTGGAAGCATCATTGGAAAA aaaggagagacagtgaAGAAGATGCGTGAAGAG AGCGGTGCACGCATCAACATCTCTGAGGGAAACTGCCCAGAGCGGATAGTTACCATCACCGGACCCACAGATGCCATCTTCAAGGCCTTCGCCATGATTGCATACAAGTTTGAAGAG GATATAATCAACTCTATGAGCAACAGTCCAGCCACCAGCAAGCCTCCTGTCACCCTGCGTCTGGTGGTCCCAGCCAGCCAATGTGGCTCCCTCATAGGGAAAGGAGGCTCCAAGATCAAAGAAATGAGAGAG TCCACAGGTGCTCAGGTACAGGTCGCAGGGGACATGCTGCCCAACTCCACTGAACGAGCAGTCACCATCTCAGGAGCCCCGGAAGCTATTATCCAGTGTGTCAAGCAGATCTGTGTTGTCATGCTCGAG tcCCCACCGAAAGGTGCCACTATCCCCTACCGCCCCAAGCCTGCCTCCACCCCCGTCATTTTTTCAGGTGGCCAGGTAAGAGCCGACCCGCTGGGGGCCTCCACTGCCAACCTCAGCCTCTTACTGCAGCACCAGCCACTGCCT gcTTACACCATTCAGGGACAATACGCCATCCCTCACCATGAC CTCTGCTGTCCCTCCTACCCCCCTCAGCAGTTGACCAAGCTCCACCAGTTGGCTATGCAGCAAACCCCCTTTAATCCCCTTGGACAGACCACCCCTGCCTTCCCCG GTCTGGATGCCAGTAACCAGGCCAGTACTCATGAACTCACCATTCCCAATGAT CTAATAGGCTGCATAATCGGGCGCCAGGGAACCAAAATCAACGAGATCCGTCAGATGTCTGGGGCGCAGATCAAAATTGCTAACGCCATGGAAGGGTCATCGGAGCGCCAGATCACCATCACAGGAACCCCCGCCAACATCAGCCTGGCCCAGTACCTCATCAACGCACG GTTCAGAGACGTGGCGGCCATGTGGAATGACCCATCCTCCATGACGACATCCTAA
- the LOC139532470 gene encoding poly(rC)-binding protein 3-like isoform X3, which produces MEPPKVQQPGEGGLNVTLTIRLLMHGKEVGSIIGKKGETVKKMREESGARINISEGNCPERIVTITGPTDAIFKAFAMIAYKFEEDIINSMSNSPATSKPPVTLRLVVPASQCGSLIGKGGSKIKEMRESTGAQVQVAGDMLPNSTERAVTISGAPEAIIQCVKQICVVMLESPPKGATIPYRPKPASTPVIFSGGQVRADPLGASTANLSLLLQHQPLPAYTIQGQYAIPHHDLCCPSYPPQQLTKLHQLAMQQTPFNPLGQTTPAFPAGLDASNQASTHELTIPNDLIGCIIGRQGTKINEIRQMSGAQIKIANAMEGSSERQITITGTPANISLAQYLINARFRDVAAMWNDPSSMTTS; this is translated from the exons ATGGAACCACCCAAGGTGCAGCAGCCAGGCGAAGGAGGCCTCAACGTCACCCTCACCATCAGGCTTCTGATGCACGGCAAG GAGGTTGGAAGCATCATTGGAAAA aaaggagagacagtgaAGAAGATGCGTGAAGAG AGCGGTGCACGCATCAACATCTCTGAGGGAAACTGCCCAGAGCGGATAGTTACCATCACCGGACCCACAGATGCCATCTTCAAGGCCTTCGCCATGATTGCATACAAGTTTGAAGAG GATATAATCAACTCTATGAGCAACAGTCCAGCCACCAGCAAGCCTCCTGTCACCCTGCGTCTGGTGGTCCCAGCCAGCCAATGTGGCTCCCTCATAGGGAAAGGAGGCTCCAAGATCAAAGAAATGAGAGAG TCCACAGGTGCTCAGGTACAGGTCGCAGGGGACATGCTGCCCAACTCCACTGAACGAGCAGTCACCATCTCAGGAGCCCCGGAAGCTATTATCCAGTGTGTCAAGCAGATCTGTGTTGTCATGCTCGAG tcCCCACCGAAAGGTGCCACTATCCCCTACCGCCCCAAGCCTGCCTCCACCCCCGTCATTTTTTCAGGTGGCCAGGTAAGAGCCGACCCGCTGGGGGCCTCCACTGCCAACCTCAGCCTCTTACTGCAGCACCAGCCACTGCCT gcTTACACCATTCAGGGACAATACGCCATCCCTCACCATGAC CTCTGCTGTCCCTCCTACCCCCCTCAGCAGTTGACCAAGCTCCACCAGTTGGCTATGCAGCAAACCCCCTTTAATCCCCTTGGACAGACCACCCCTGCCTTCCCCG CAGGTCTGGATGCCAGTAACCAGGCCAGTACTCATGAACTCACCATTCCCAATGAT CTAATAGGCTGCATAATCGGGCGCCAGGGAACCAAAATCAACGAGATCCGTCAGATGTCTGGGGCGCAGATCAAAATTGCTAACGCCATGGAAGGGTCATCGGAGCGCCAGATCACCATCACAGGAACCCCCGCCAACATCAGCCTGGCCCAGTACCTCATCAACGCACG GTTCAGAGACGTGGCGGCCATGTGGAATGACCCATCCTCCATGACGACATCCTAA
- the LOC139532470 gene encoding poly(rC)-binding protein 3-like isoform X14, whose product MEPPKVQQPGEGGLNVTLTIRLLMHGKEVGSIIGKKGETVKKMREESGARINISEGNCPERIVTITGPTDAIFKAFAMIAYKFEEDIINSMSNSPATSKPPVTLRLVVPASQCGSLIGKGGSKIKEMRESTGAQVQVAGDMLPNSTERAVTISGAPEAIIQCVKQICVVMLESPPKGATIPYRPKPASTPVIFSGGQAYTIQGQYAIPHHDLCCPSYPPQQLTKLHQLAMQQTPFNPLGQTTPAFPAGLDASNQASTHELTIPNDLIGCIIGRQGTKINEIRQMSGAQIKIANAMEGSSERQITITGTPANISLAQYLINARFRDVAAMWNDPSSMTTS is encoded by the exons ATGGAACCACCCAAGGTGCAGCAGCCAGGCGAAGGAGGCCTCAACGTCACCCTCACCATCAGGCTTCTGATGCACGGCAAG GAGGTTGGAAGCATCATTGGAAAA aaaggagagacagtgaAGAAGATGCGTGAAGAG AGCGGTGCACGCATCAACATCTCTGAGGGAAACTGCCCAGAGCGGATAGTTACCATCACCGGACCCACAGATGCCATCTTCAAGGCCTTCGCCATGATTGCATACAAGTTTGAAGAG GATATAATCAACTCTATGAGCAACAGTCCAGCCACCAGCAAGCCTCCTGTCACCCTGCGTCTGGTGGTCCCAGCCAGCCAATGTGGCTCCCTCATAGGGAAAGGAGGCTCCAAGATCAAAGAAATGAGAGAG TCCACAGGTGCTCAGGTACAGGTCGCAGGGGACATGCTGCCCAACTCCACTGAACGAGCAGTCACCATCTCAGGAGCCCCGGAAGCTATTATCCAGTGTGTCAAGCAGATCTGTGTTGTCATGCTCGAG tcCCCACCGAAAGGTGCCACTATCCCCTACCGCCCCAAGCCTGCCTCCACCCCCGTCATTTTTTCAGGTGGCCAG gcTTACACCATTCAGGGACAATACGCCATCCCTCACCATGAC CTCTGCTGTCCCTCCTACCCCCCTCAGCAGTTGACCAAGCTCCACCAGTTGGCTATGCAGCAAACCCCCTTTAATCCCCTTGGACAGACCACCCCTGCCTTCCCCG CAGGTCTGGATGCCAGTAACCAGGCCAGTACTCATGAACTCACCATTCCCAATGAT CTAATAGGCTGCATAATCGGGCGCCAGGGAACCAAAATCAACGAGATCCGTCAGATGTCTGGGGCGCAGATCAAAATTGCTAACGCCATGGAAGGGTCATCGGAGCGCCAGATCACCATCACAGGAACCCCCGCCAACATCAGCCTGGCCCAGTACCTCATCAACGCACG GTTCAGAGACGTGGCGGCCATGTGGAATGACCCATCCTCCATGACGACATCCTAA